A single genomic interval of Pyruvatibacter sp. HU-CL02332 harbors:
- a CDS encoding DUF2189 domain-containing protein, producing the protein MSSQDTNPDAIDHSMPPPKAPPVVQSIAMDAPWRWLAAGWRDMWMRPGLSLGYGLVAVGTSAGLTALLIYLELFSLVLVLAAGFMLVGPLLAVGLYEMSRKLAKGETVTRKDVAFVSTAAPVQLAFIGVLLSLMLLAWIRIATLLFAIFFGVESIPPFEQFFPALILEPRGLALLVVGTLIGGAIATVVFATAVVSVPMLLERDIDAVTAIITSVRAVKENLGPMLLWAWLILVLTTFGIASLFVGLVVTFPLVGHATWHAYKEVIAPEAG; encoded by the coding sequence ATGAGCTCGCAGGACACAAATCCGGATGCTATCGACCACTCGATGCCGCCGCCAAAAGCCCCGCCCGTGGTTCAAAGCATTGCCATGGACGCCCCCTGGCGCTGGCTCGCTGCCGGCTGGCGCGACATGTGGATGCGTCCCGGCCTGAGTTTGGGCTATGGCCTCGTCGCTGTCGGCACATCAGCCGGTCTCACCGCCCTGCTGATCTATCTGGAATTGTTTTCGCTGGTGCTGGTGCTCGCCGCAGGCTTCATGCTCGTCGGCCCGCTCCTCGCCGTCGGCCTTTATGAGATGTCGCGCAAGCTGGCAAAAGGCGAAACCGTCACCCGCAAGGACGTGGCCTTCGTCTCCACCGCAGCCCCCGTCCAGCTCGCCTTCATCGGCGTGTTGTTGTCCTTGATGCTGCTCGCCTGGATTCGCATCGCCACGCTGTTGTTCGCCATCTTCTTCGGCGTTGAATCAATCCCGCCCTTTGAACAGTTCTTCCCCGCACTCATTCTTGAGCCGCGCGGACTGGCCCTGCTCGTGGTCGGCACCCTCATCGGCGGCGCTATCGCAACGGTCGTGTTCGCCACCGCTGTCGTTTCCGTTCCCATGCTGCTGGAACGCGACATCGATGCGGTGACCGCCATCATTACCAGCGTCAGGGCCGTGAAGGAAAACCTCGGCCCCATGCTGTTGTGGGCGTGGCTCATTCTGGTGCTGACAACTTTCGGTATCGCCAGTCTCTTTGTGGGCCTCGTCGTCACCTTCCCCCTTGTCGGTCACGCCACATGGCACGCCTACAAGGAGGTGATTGCACCCGAAGCGGGGTAG
- the ccoS gene encoding cbb3-type cytochrome oxidase assembly protein CcoS, whose protein sequence is MDVLAMLIPAALFLGLLGLAAFLWALKSGQFDDLDGAAERILFDDDDDFPPSDQPSDEPPRNKL, encoded by the coding sequence ATGGACGTACTGGCGATGCTCATCCCGGCTGCGTTGTTTCTGGGGCTGCTCGGGCTTGCCGCCTTTTTGTGGGCACTCAAGAGCGGTCAGTTTGATGATCTTGATGGCGCGGCGGAACGCATCCTGTTTGATGATGACGACGACTTTCCGCCCAGCGATCAGCCAAGCGATGAGCCGCCGCGCAACAAGCTCTAG
- a CDS encoding heavy metal translocating P-type ATPase produces the protein MADASVSSGADIGQDVPDIPDTYVRALDDGGSVVNFVVDGVHCGGCVKRVERAVNGLEGVANGRLNLSTKRLTVVFEQALVRPREIVSAIVGAGYGARPYDPKTLETQQARDEKELITCMGVSGFAAANVMLLSVSVWAGHSGGMEHATRDMFHWISGLIAMPAIAYAGRPFFRSAVRALRVGAMNMDVPISLAVLLAAGMSLAETIAGAKHVYFDASIMLLFFLLIGRTLDMKMRGRAALAAQNLLALRADAATVIDDDGVARAMPVEALKPGMVVAVATGQRVAADGVVEEGRSDLDTSLITGETAPVAVAPGADVFAGTLNMSGPLRVRVTKGDEATLLSEIVRLMEAAEQGRDTFVRIADRAARVYAPAVHILAAATFIGWMLLGGLAWDGSLKIAIAVLIITCPCALGLAVPVVHVVASGRLLSRGVLLKSSDALERLAEVDTLVFDKTGTLTHGRLALDEAGVDRTVLERAATLARASTHPLSRGLAQAAGVGAQCDDVSEHPGQGLMGTVEGQAARLGSAAFVGGVDVAESDATGPEIWFRCGDAAPVRFGFLDGLREDASAVIDWATDRGMKIVLLSGDRLATVEAVAQEAGISDFAGGLLPQDKIARLEELATQGAKVLMVGDGLNDAPALAAAHVSMSPASGADVSQAAADLVFQGQELAPVTVALDVARGSQRLVLENFGLSLAYNAVAVPIAVAGYVTPLIAAIAMSSSSILVTANAIRLRWGRMGLPETAKEDAH, from the coding sequence ATGGCTGATGCCTCGGTCTCCAGTGGTGCTGATATCGGTCAGGATGTTCCTGACATTCCCGATACCTATGTGCGGGCGCTGGATGATGGTGGGTCCGTCGTCAATTTTGTTGTGGATGGCGTTCATTGTGGTGGCTGCGTCAAGCGCGTGGAGCGCGCGGTTAACGGGCTTGAGGGTGTTGCCAATGGGCGGCTCAATCTGTCCACCAAACGACTGACGGTGGTGTTTGAGCAGGCATTGGTGCGCCCGCGCGAGATTGTGTCCGCCATTGTCGGCGCGGGGTATGGCGCGCGGCCCTATGATCCCAAGACGCTGGAAACCCAGCAGGCGCGGGATGAAAAAGAACTCATCACCTGCATGGGCGTCTCAGGCTTTGCGGCAGCCAATGTGATGTTGCTGTCTGTCTCGGTGTGGGCGGGTCATTCCGGCGGCATGGAGCATGCTACGCGGGACATGTTCCATTGGATATCCGGGCTGATTGCCATGCCGGCCATTGCCTATGCGGGGCGGCCGTTCTTTCGCTCGGCCGTCCGGGCGTTGCGTGTCGGTGCCATGAACATGGATGTGCCGATATCGCTGGCCGTGTTGCTGGCGGCAGGCATGAGCCTGGCTGAGACCATTGCCGGGGCAAAGCACGTCTATTTTGATGCCTCGATCATGCTGCTGTTCTTCCTGCTGATCGGGCGCACACTGGACATGAAGATGCGTGGCCGTGCGGCGCTGGCCGCACAAAACCTGCTGGCACTGCGGGCTGACGCGGCCACGGTGATTGATGACGACGGCGTGGCGCGGGCGATGCCTGTGGAAGCCTTGAAGCCGGGCATGGTGGTGGCTGTTGCAACAGGCCAGCGCGTTGCTGCTGACGGGGTTGTGGAAGAAGGCCGGTCTGATCTGGATACGAGCCTCATCACCGGGGAGACAGCACCGGTGGCGGTGGCACCGGGGGCTGACGTCTTTGCCGGAACGCTGAATATGTCCGGGCCGCTGCGGGTGCGCGTGACCAAGGGAGATGAAGCGACGCTGCTGAGTGAGATTGTCCGGCTGATGGAAGCCGCCGAGCAAGGGCGTGACACCTTTGTGCGTATCGCTGACAGGGCAGCACGGGTCTATGCGCCTGCTGTGCACATTCTGGCGGCAGCGACGTTTATCGGCTGGATGCTGCTGGGTGGTCTGGCTTGGGACGGCTCGCTCAAGATTGCCATTGCGGTCCTGATTATTACTTGCCCCTGTGCGCTGGGGCTTGCTGTGCCGGTGGTGCATGTGGTCGCAAGCGGGCGGTTATTGTCGCGTGGTGTGTTGCTCAAATCCTCCGATGCGCTGGAGCGGCTGGCGGAGGTAGATACGCTCGTCTTCGACAAGACCGGCACGCTGACCCATGGGCGGCTTGCGCTTGATGAAGCGGGTGTTGACCGTACGGTGCTCGAACGCGCTGCAACCCTTGCACGGGCGAGTACCCATCCCCTGAGCCGCGGGCTGGCTCAGGCGGCAGGAGTGGGCGCCCAGTGTGATGATGTGAGCGAGCATCCCGGTCAGGGGCTGATGGGCACCGTTGAGGGGCAGGCGGCGCGCCTTGGCAGTGCGGCTTTCGTTGGTGGTGTCGATGTCGCTGAGAGTGACGCGACCGGACCTGAAATATGGTTCCGCTGTGGAGATGCAGCTCCGGTGCGGTTTGGATTTCTGGATGGTTTGCGTGAGGACGCATCGGCCGTCATTGATTGGGCAACTGATCGCGGCATGAAGATTGTGCTTTTGTCCGGCGACCGTTTGGCCACGGTGGAGGCCGTGGCGCAGGAGGCTGGCATTTCAGACTTTGCCGGTGGCTTGCTGCCACAGGACAAGATCGCCCGGCTTGAAGAGCTAGCGACCCAGGGTGCGAAGGTGCTGATGGTGGGCGATGGTCTCAATGATGCCCCGGCACTTGCGGCCGCTCACGTGTCCATGTCGCCTGCGTCCGGTGCTGATGTCTCTCAGGCGGCGGCGGATCTGGTGTTCCAGGGACAGGAGCTGGCGCCTGTCACCGTGGCCCTTGATGTGGCGCGCGGAAGCCAGCGGCTGGTGCTGGAGAATTTTGGGCTATCGCTGGCCTACAATGCGGTGGCGGTGCCCATCGCGGTGGCGGGCTATGTGACGCCATTGATTGCGGCCATTGCCATGTCATCGTCGTCCATTCTGGTCACGGCCAATGCCATTCGGCTACGGTGGGGCAGGATGGGGCTACCTGAAACCGCAAAAGAGGATGCGCACTGA
- a CDS encoding FixH family protein yields MSEAATVKPSKAKRRWTGFHTLAALVAFFGVIFAVNGIMTYIALSTFSGIETQNAYQTGRDYNERLEAAAAQQALGWQVSFEEAFTATPDGADATVAVQVRDANGAALTGLGGDLTFWRPVVRGEDMVAPLTETAPGVYRAQASLPARGHWEMRLLLEREEAAPYYLEKRIWAGGRDSDG; encoded by the coding sequence ATGTCCGAGGCGGCGACAGTTAAACCCAGCAAGGCCAAGCGCCGATGGACCGGCTTTCATACGCTGGCTGCGCTTGTGGCGTTCTTCGGTGTCATTTTTGCCGTCAACGGCATCATGACCTACATCGCGCTGTCGACCTTTTCAGGCATTGAGACACAGAACGCCTATCAGACCGGGCGTGACTACAATGAACGCCTGGAAGCGGCGGCCGCGCAACAAGCGCTGGGGTGGCAGGTGTCTTTTGAGGAGGCATTTACTGCAACGCCTGACGGCGCAGATGCCACTGTGGCGGTGCAGGTGCGTGATGCCAATGGTGCGGCCCTGACGGGGCTTGGCGGCGATCTGACATTCTGGCGCCCTGTCGTGCGCGGTGAAGACATGGTGGCACCGCTGACTGAAACAGCACCGGGCGTGTATCGCGCACAGGCGTCGTTACCCGCACGTGGTCACTGGGAGATGCGGTTGCTGCTCGAGCGCGAAGAGGCGGCGCCCTATTATCTTGAAAAACGCATCTGGGCGGGAGGCCGCGACAGCGATGGCTGA
- the ccoG gene encoding cytochrome c oxidase accessory protein CcoG has product MSASNETGGGLAALAQEAAANVTGVSSAKAHEKVERHDVEAVNSAASRSLYVSRQAIHPKLVHGLFRNVKWVMMAVTLGIYYILPWIRWDRGPNAPDQAVLLDMPGRRFYFFFIEIWPQEIYFVTGLLVLASLALFLATALFGRVWCGYACPQTVWTDLFIMVERMIEGDRNKRLKLDKTSMSLSKFFKKVSKHSVWLLIAVATGGAWVFYFADAPQLARDLLTLDAPMVAYLFIGVFASTTYLLGGLAREQVCTYMCPWPRIQGALVDDQSFLVSYRADRGEQRGPHRKGDTWEGRGDCIDCKQCVVACPMGIDIRDGDQLECIQCALCIDACNDIMDKIDRPRGLITYDNFDNMDRRTKDLPMRVRLLRPRTLLYAALIVVVGAIMLSVLITRSPLDVNVLKDRNPLFVTLSDGSIRNGYEVKILNKVTEERVFTVSVEGLEGVRISTLTESDLETLPVAVQSDRLRNVRLFLSLPADRVETLEDGRADIAFVITDTASGLQVKNPTTFRGPEER; this is encoded by the coding sequence ATGTCAGCATCGAATGAAACCGGCGGCGGTCTTGCAGCGCTTGCGCAGGAAGCTGCAGCAAATGTGACGGGCGTTTCATCTGCGAAGGCGCATGAAAAGGTCGAGCGGCATGACGTTGAGGCGGTGAACTCCGCTGCCTCCCGCTCCCTGTATGTCAGCCGCCAGGCCATTCACCCCAAGCTGGTGCATGGCCTCTTCCGCAACGTCAAATGGGTGATGATGGCTGTCACCCTTGGCATCTATTACATCCTGCCGTGGATCCGCTGGGACCGCGGCCCCAATGCGCCGGATCAGGCGGTGTTGCTGGATATGCCTGGGCGGCGGTTCTATTTCTTTTTCATCGAAATCTGGCCGCAGGAAATCTATTTCGTGACCGGCCTGCTGGTGCTGGCGTCGCTGGCGCTGTTTTTAGCCACAGCCCTGTTTGGCCGTGTGTGGTGTGGCTATGCCTGCCCGCAGACCGTGTGGACGGACCTCTTCATCATGGTTGAGCGGATGATCGAGGGCGACCGTAACAAAAGGCTGAAGCTCGACAAGACTTCCATGTCGCTGAGCAAGTTCTTCAAGAAAGTCTCCAAGCACTCAGTGTGGCTGCTGATTGCGGTGGCGACGGGTGGCGCCTGGGTCTTCTACTTTGCCGATGCACCGCAGCTGGCGCGGGACCTGCTGACGCTGGATGCGCCCATGGTTGCCTATCTCTTCATTGGTGTGTTTGCGTCCACGACCTATCTGCTGGGCGGTCTCGCGCGCGAGCAGGTGTGCACTTACATGTGCCCATGGCCGCGTATTCAGGGGGCATTGGTGGATGATCAATCCTTCCTTGTCAGCTATCGCGCTGACCGTGGCGAACAGCGCGGGCCGCACCGCAAGGGAGATACGTGGGAAGGCCGTGGTGACTGCATCGACTGCAAGCAGTGTGTTGTTGCGTGCCCCATGGGGATTGATATTCGTGATGGCGACCAGCTTGAGTGCATTCAGTGTGCGTTGTGCATTGATGCCTGCAACGACATCATGGACAAGATTGATCGCCCGCGCGGCCTGATCACCTATGATAATTTCGACAATATGGACCGGCGGACCAAAGACCTGCCCATGCGGGTGCGTCTGCTGCGGCCGCGCACATTGCTGTATGCCGCGCTGATCGTGGTGGTCGGGGCCATCATGTTGTCCGTGCTGATTACGCGCTCGCCGCTGGACGTGAATGTCCTCAAGGATCGCAACCCGCTGTTCGTGACCCTGTCTGACGGCTCGATCCGCAATGGATATGAAGTCAAGATTCTCAACAAGGTGACGGAAGAACGGGTGTTCACCGTGAGTGTTGAGGGGCTTGAAGGTGTCAGGATTTCAACCCTGACCGAGAGTGACCTCGAGACGCTGCCTGTCGCCGTTCAATCGGACCGGCTGCGCAATGTGCGCCTGTTCCTGTCTCTTCCTGCTGACCGGGTGGAAACGCTTGAGGACGGGCGGGCTGACATTGCCTTTGTCATCACCGACACTGCCAGTGGGCTGCAGGTGAAAAACCCGACCACCTTCCGTGGTCCTGAGGAGCGCTAG
- the ccoP gene encoding cytochrome-c oxidase, cbb3-type subunit III gives MSDNSENKNSDDGRFVDDYTGVETTDHEWDGIRELDNPLPKWWLYSFYACILWAVVYWVLYPAWPLASSYTQGILGYSQRALVTEQVEQSQAALRVYDDQILAGELSDVPGNPELHSVALAGGESAFGDNCAACHGRGAQGFKGYPNLNDDAWLWGGTLEDIRVTLRHGIRWEADDDTRLNDMPKFLDDGIFSAAEVSDTTQYVLQLSGKDVDAEAALRGQELFGAQCVTCHMEGGVGNQELGAPDLTDAIWLYGGDEESIYASIAHSRRGVMPAWQGRLDEATIAKLALYVHSLGGGE, from the coding sequence ATGAGTGACAACAGTGAAAACAAGAACTCGGATGACGGCCGCTTTGTAGATGACTACACCGGTGTCGAGACCACGGACCATGAGTGGGACGGCATTCGCGAGCTGGATAACCCGCTACCGAAGTGGTGGCTCTACAGCTTCTACGCCTGCATTTTGTGGGCGGTCGTCTACTGGGTGCTCTACCCGGCATGGCCGCTTGCCTCCAGCTACACGCAGGGCATTCTGGGCTATTCCCAGCGCGCGCTTGTGACGGAGCAGGTGGAACAGTCACAGGCCGCATTGCGGGTCTATGACGATCAGATTCTGGCAGGCGAACTGAGCGACGTGCCGGGCAACCCGGAACTTCATTCCGTGGCGCTGGCCGGCGGTGAGAGTGCCTTTGGTGACAATTGCGCTGCCTGCCATGGGCGAGGTGCGCAGGGCTTCAAGGGCTATCCCAACCTCAACGACGATGCGTGGTTGTGGGGCGGCACGCTTGAAGACATCCGCGTGACTCTGCGTCACGGCATTCGCTGGGAAGCTGATGACGACACCCGGCTCAATGACATGCCGAAGTTCCTTGATGACGGCATCTTCTCCGCGGCCGAAGTCAGCGACACAACGCAATATGTGCTGCAGCTGTCCGGCAAGGATGTTGATGCAGAGGCGGCCCTGCGCGGCCAGGAGCTCTTCGGTGCGCAATGTGTGACCTGTCACATGGAAGGCGGCGTCGGGAACCAGGAGCTGGGTGCGCCCGATCTGACCGACGCGATCTGGCTTTATGGCGGTGACGAAGAAAGCATCTATGCGTCAATTGCTCACAGTCGGCGCGGCGTCATGCCCGCTTGGCAGGGGCGGCTTGACGAGGCCACCATTGCGAAACTTGCGCTGTATGTTCACTCGCTTGGTGGCGGTGAATAG
- a CDS encoding cbb3-type cytochrome c oxidase subunit 3, which translates to MGYDEIRGIGGAIGLVMLFVGFIGVIAYALWPGNKQRFDHAAMAPLDDDDVPATNSANGGQSK; encoded by the coding sequence ATGGGATATGACGAAATCAGAGGTATCGGCGGGGCCATTGGCCTGGTGATGCTGTTTGTCGGCTTCATCGGTGTCATTGCCTACGCGCTTTGGCCCGGCAACAAGCAGCGCTTTGACCATGCGGCCATGGCGCCGCTCGACGATGACGATGTGCCAGCGACCAATTCGGCAAACGGGGGTCAGTCCAAATGA
- the ccoO gene encoding cytochrome-c oxidase, cbb3-type subunit II, whose amino-acid sequence MSLFSHGTLERNSLILTVAILVVVSIGGIVQIAPLFFLSSTIEEVDGMRPYSPLELAGRNIYIREGCYNCHSQMIRSLRDEVERYGHYSLAAESMYDHPFQWGSKRTGPDLARLGGKYSDDWHVLHMADPRAVVPESIMPNYPFLATTPLNYKGFEDHLKTNQLIGVPYTDEMVENAESDIKAQVDPFGDDYDALLARYPKAQIRDFDGNPEMISELDALIAYMQMLGTLVDFSAYQAEGENMR is encoded by the coding sequence ATGTCCTTGTTCAGTCACGGCACACTTGAGCGCAACTCCCTGATCCTGACGGTCGCCATTCTGGTGGTGGTCTCGATCGGCGGCATCGTGCAGATCGCGCCATTGTTCTTCCTCTCCTCAACAATTGAGGAAGTGGACGGCATGCGGCCTTATTCTCCGCTGGAATTGGCGGGGCGCAACATCTACATCCGTGAGGGTTGCTACAACTGTCACAGCCAGATGATCCGCTCGCTGCGCGACGAAGTGGAGCGCTACGGCCATTACTCGCTGGCGGCGGAAAGCATGTATGACCATCCCTTCCAGTGGGGCTCCAAACGGACCGGCCCGGATCTGGCGCGGCTCGGCGGCAAGTACTCGGATGACTGGCATGTGCTGCACATGGCGGATCCGCGTGCGGTGGTGCCGGAGAGCATCATGCCGAACTACCCGTTCCTGGCGACGACACCGCTCAACTACAAAGGCTTTGAGGATCACCTCAAGACCAACCAGTTGATTGGTGTGCCGTATACGGACGAGATGGTTGAAAATGCCGAATCCGACATCAAGGCACAGGTGGACCCGTTCGGGGATGATTATGACGCGCTGCTGGCGCGGTACCCCAAGGCGCAGATCCGCGACTTTGACGGCAACCCGGAGATGATCTCCGAACTGGATGCCCTGATCGCCTACATGCAGATGCTTGGCACCCTTGTCGACTTCTCAGCCTATCAGGCTGAGGGCGAGAACATGCGCTAG
- the ccoN gene encoding cytochrome-c oxidase, cbb3-type subunit I: MMLHGGLITLFCLLAVMWIGDRHFDFLQRGPTARAPDGVQYNDAVIRWGVIASTFWGVVGFVVGLVIAVQLAYPDLLTGIAELNFGRLRPVHTSAVIFAFGGNILIATSFYVVQRTCKARLAGDIAPWFVFWGYQLFIVLAATGYVFGVTQSKEYAEPEWYIDLWLTVVWVVYLLVFLGTLWRRREPHIYVANWFYLAFIVTIAMLHIVNNLAVPVSFTGDKSYILMSGVQDAMTQWWYGHNAVGFFLTAGFLGLMYYFIPKRAERPVYSYRLSIIHFWALIFLYIWAGPHHLHFTALPDWAQTLGATFSIMLWMPSWGGMINGLMTLAGAWDRLRTDPVIRMLVVSVAFYGMSTFEGPLMSIKAVNGLSHYTDWTIGHVHSGALGWVGFVSFGALYCLTPWVWRRQRLYSLALVEWHFWVATLGIVLYITSMWVSGILQGLMWRAYDELGFLEYSFVETVEAMHPFYVIRALGGALFVVGSLIMAYNLYKTAKGEIRASEPLDATAGRAPQGELVAAPA, from the coding sequence ATGATGCTGCATGGCGGCCTCATCACACTGTTCTGCCTGTTGGCGGTCATGTGGATCGGCGACCGGCACTTTGATTTTCTACAGCGCGGCCCGACCGCGCGGGCGCCTGACGGTGTGCAGTACAATGATGCGGTCATCCGCTGGGGCGTCATCGCCTCCACCTTCTGGGGTGTTGTCGGGTTCGTTGTCGGTCTCGTCATTGCGGTGCAGCTGGCCTACCCGGATCTGCTGACCGGGATTGCGGAGCTGAATTTCGGGCGTCTGCGGCCGGTGCATACGTCGGCTGTGATCTTTGCCTTTGGCGGCAACATTCTCATCGCGACATCGTTCTACGTGGTGCAGCGCACCTGCAAGGCGCGGCTGGCGGGCGACATTGCGCCGTGGTTCGTGTTCTGGGGCTATCAGCTGTTCATTGTGCTGGCAGCGACCGGCTATGTGTTCGGCGTTACCCAGTCCAAGGAATATGCAGAGCCTGAGTGGTATATCGACCTGTGGCTGACCGTTGTGTGGGTCGTCTATCTGCTGGTGTTCCTGGGCACCCTGTGGCGTCGCCGTGAGCCGCACATCTATGTGGCCAACTGGTTCTATCTCGCCTTCATCGTCACCATTGCGATGCTGCATATCGTCAACAACCTGGCTGTGCCGGTGTCGTTCACGGGTGACAAATCCTACATCCTGATGTCCGGCGTTCAGGACGCCATGACCCAGTGGTGGTACGGCCATAACGCGGTGGGCTTCTTCCTCACGGCCGGCTTCCTGGGGCTGATGTATTACTTCATTCCCAAGCGTGCCGAGCGACCGGTCTATTCCTATCGCCTGTCGATCATTCACTTCTGGGCGCTGATCTTCCTCTACATCTGGGCGGGTCCGCATCACTTGCATTTCACAGCGCTGCCAGACTGGGCGCAGACGCTGGGGGCGACGTTCTCGATCATGCTGTGGATGCCCTCCTGGGGTGGCATGATCAACGGGCTGATGACGCTTGCGGGCGCCTGGGACCGTCTGAGGACGGACCCGGTGATCCGCATGCTGGTGGTGTCTGTTGCCTTCTACGGCATGAGCACCTTTGAAGGTCCGCTTATGAGCATCAAGGCTGTGAACGGCCTGTCGCACTACACGGACTGGACCATCGGCCACGTGCATTCCGGTGCGCTGGGCTGGGTCGGCTTTGTGAGCTTTGGCGCTCTTTACTGCCTCACCCCATGGGTGTGGCGTCGTCAACGGCTCTACTCGCTGGCGCTGGTTGAGTGGCACTTCTGGGTCGCGACGCTGGGCATCGTGCTCTACATCACCTCCATGTGGGTGTCGGGCATTCTGCAGGGCCTGATGTGGCGGGCCTATGATGAGCTGGGCTTCCTTGAGTACTCCTTCGTTGAGACCGTGGAAGCGATGCATCCGTTCTATGTGATCCGTGCACTGGGGGGCGCACTGTTCGTCGTCGGCTCCCTGATCATGGCTTACAATCTGTACAAAACCGCCAAGGGTGAAATCCGCGCGAGCGAACCCCTTGATGCAACAGCCGGCCGCGCCCCACAGGGCGAGCTGGTTGCGGCACCGGCATAG
- a CDS encoding beta-eliminating lyase-related protein yields the protein MHFSSDNASGVAPEIMAALARANDGPAWAYGKDAITRRLDALYSEIFEREVRVFPLATGTAANALILASLTPPWGAVFCEQMSHINVDEGGAPEFYSNGAKLIPVPGQHGRMDVAGLEEAFAALPRGDVHHVLPKVLSLTQATESGTVYSVEDVGVLCDRAHKEGLRVHMDGARFANAMAHLGCTHAEATWKAGVDALSFGATKNGAMAAEAAIFFDPSLAEQFEARRMRGGHLFSKMRFLSAQLEAYVTDDLWLRLAAHANGQAQGLAGIVAEAAGVDLVHPVESDEVFVRFEDKAAISTLRDSGVSFVPWDPAAGIIRLVASFQTTDEEVRQFRAALHSAVGYQA from the coding sequence ATGCATTTTTCATCTGACAATGCGAGCGGCGTTGCGCCTGAAATCATGGCCGCTCTTGCGCGTGCCAATGACGGGCCCGCCTGGGCCTATGGCAAGGACGCGATTACCCGGCGGCTTGATGCGCTGTACTCCGAGATATTCGAGCGCGAAGTCCGCGTGTTTCCGCTGGCGACGGGGACGGCTGCCAATGCGTTGATCCTGGCATCGCTCACGCCGCCCTGGGGGGCTGTGTTCTGTGAGCAGATGAGTCACATCAATGTGGATGAGGGCGGCGCGCCGGAGTTTTATTCAAACGGTGCCAAGCTCATTCCCGTGCCTGGTCAACACGGGCGCATGGATGTGGCCGGGCTTGAAGAGGCGTTTGCGGCTCTGCCGCGTGGTGATGTGCATCATGTGCTGCCCAAGGTGCTGAGCCTGACGCAGGCAACGGAAAGCGGCACCGTCTACAGCGTCGAGGATGTGGGTGTGCTGTGTGACCGCGCCCACAAGGAAGGTCTTCGGGTGCATATGGATGGGGCGCGTTTTGCCAATGCCATGGCACATCTTGGCTGCACTCATGCAGAGGCGACGTGGAAAGCGGGTGTGGATGCACTGAGTTTCGGTGCCACCAAGAATGGTGCCATGGCGGCGGAAGCAGCGATCTTCTTTGATCCGTCCCTGGCGGAGCAGTTTGAGGCGCGCCGCATGCGGGGCGGTCATCTGTTTTCCAAGATGCGGTTTCTGTCCGCCCAGCTTGAAGCCTATGTGACGGATGATCTATGGCTGCGGCTGGCAGCCCATGCCAATGGTCAGGCTCAGGGTCTGGCGGGCATCGTGGCAGAGGCGGCAGGGGTCGATCTGGTTCATCCCGTTGAGAGCGATGAGGTCTTTGTCCGTTTTGAGGACAAGGCTGCCATATCGACACTGCGCGACTCGGGCGTGTCCTTTGTGCCGTGGGACCCGGCGGCGGGGATCATTCGGCTGGTGGCTTCTTTTCAGACGACAGACGAAGAGGTGCGGCAATTTCGCGCTGCACTGCACTCTGCTGTCGGCTATCAGGCCTGA
- a CDS encoding DoxX family protein produces MTAATTSLNGLAGLVQRVIALMSSLPEWVIAVAARVAVAGVFWTSARLKVDGFALKDSTYFLFEYEYALPLIPSDWAAVMGTIAEHVFPIMLILGLGTRFGALGLLVMTAVIQTFVYPGAWNLHLLWATGMLYLIIRGPGVLSLDHLIAKRYAA; encoded by the coding sequence ATGACTGCAGCAACCACTTCCCTCAATGGACTGGCGGGACTTGTTCAGCGCGTCATTGCGCTGATGTCGTCCCTGCCTGAATGGGTGATTGCCGTGGCCGCCCGTGTTGCGGTGGCAGGTGTCTTCTGGACGTCAGCGCGGCTCAAGGTTGATGGCTTTGCGCTCAAGGACTCGACCTATTTTCTGTTCGAGTATGAGTACGCTTTGCCGCTCATCCCGTCCGACTGGGCGGCGGTCATGGGCACCATTGCGGAGCACGTGTTCCCGATCATGCTGATTTTGGGTCTTGGCACACGATTTGGTGCACTGGGCCTGCTGGTGATGACGGCGGTCATTCAGACGTTTGTTTATCCCGGTGCGTGGAACCTGCACCTGCTGTGGGCCACTGGCATGCTGTATCTCATCATTCGTGGCCCGGGTGTGCTGTCGCTCGATCATCTGATTGCCAAGCGATACGCCGCATAG